GAAAAGGTCGAAATGAAACCAGTAGGTCGTAAAACCCGGGGAGTATTGGAGGCGCAACTACCCGACCCGGTGGCAGACGATGAGTACAAGAAGGCAGAGAAAGCAGGGGAGTTGCATTTTCTGCGGAAGGACAGAGAGAAGTTTGAGGTACAAGAGCTACTTAGGGCACCAGCTGAGGTACTTGGGAGTGGGAGCTTTGGTTCGTCTTACAAGGCTGGTCTTTTGAGTGGGTCTATGGTTGTGAAGAGGTTTAGGGATATGAATAGAGTTGGCAAAGATGACTTCTATGATCACATGAGTAGACTTGGAAGGTTGTCACACCCTAATCTGCTACCACTCGTTGCCTTCTATTACATGAAAGAAGAGAAACTCTTGGTTCATGACTTTGTTCTAAACGGAAGCTTGGCTAGTCATCTCCATGGTACGTTCATACAATAACACGATTTTGCATCACATAATTACCAATCACATCTACATACATAATGCTTTGATGCATCACGTTATTAATATTTACATTCAAATGTGGTTAGAGCATTATTTTCTTGGTCAGTCGGAGAATAATGTACCATTTGCGTGTTTCAGCTAAGCGAGCACCGGGGCAACCAGGGCTCGATTGGCCGACGCGCCTGATGATCATCAAAGGAGTAGCGAGAGGCCTAGGCTACCTCTACAAAGAGTTCCCGGGGATGCCAGTCCCCCACGGCCACCTCAAGTCCTCCAACGTCCTCCTCGACCACAACCTCAACCCGGTCCTAGCCGAATACGCCCTAATCCCCGTCATCAACAAAGAACACGCACACAAGCTCATGGTCGCCTACAAGTCCCCCGAGTTCTCACAAACTGGCCGCACCTCCAAGAAGACCGACGTCTGGAGCCTCGGCATCCTCATCTTCGAAATGCTGACCGGAAAGTTCCCCGCGAACTACCTCCAACAGGGGAAGCGTGCCAACGCCGACCTCGCCAGCTGGGTGAACTCGGTGGTGAGGGAGGAGTGGACGGGTGAGGTTTTCGATAAGGAAATGAAGGGGACGAAGAATGGAGAAGGTGAGATGCTGAAGCTGTTGAAGATAGGGATGTGCTGCTGTGAGAATAGCGTTGAAGGGAGGTGGGATTGGAGAGAGGCGGTGGATAAGATCGAGGAGTTGCAGGAGAGGGACAGTGAGGAAGAAGACTACTCGTCGTACGCGAGTGATGGGGATGTGTACTCGTCTAGGGCTGTGACTGATGATGACTTCTCCTTCTCCATTGCAGCTTGATGAAGGTTTAACTTTGTTGGAATAGTAGGATCGACTTGGATTATTATTCATGTTATACGTGCTATTTGCTCGAGAATGTGAGCTAGCTAGCAGGTAAGGAATAACAATGGAAGAAGAGAACAAACGAGAATATGTATGGGATTTAATTCTTTTTTCATAGTTTTTCTATTTTATTCGGGTAGCTAGGCTTATTTTTGCATGGTTCGTCTTTGTTTATATGAAATGTGAAAGAAGAGAA
The window above is part of the Fragaria vesca subsp. vesca linkage group LG2, FraVesHawaii_1.0, whole genome shotgun sequence genome. Proteins encoded here:
- the LOC101310495 gene encoding probable LRR receptor-like serine/threonine-protein kinase At4g31250-like, producing MARNKSAAHNQWLLFLLAIVSSSCVISSSSAATDEGATLMNFKNSLSDTAGLDNWNVTSRNPCNNSQPLWAGVLCNSGSVYGLQLQSMGLTGLIDIDTLSELPALKTINLMNNGFEGPLPNVKRLSLISVYLSQNRFSGDIPDDAFSGMSGTLKKVYLANNGFTGKIPSSLVALPKLVELDLGDNQFTGEIPDFQPRNWNTMNLANNRLEGQIPASLSNLNPADFEGNKGLCGPPLGKCKSKLKRLLLIIAIVVISVAVLLLALCAREARQARSAQEKVEMKPVGRKTRGVLEAQLPDPVADDEYKKAEKAGELHFLRKDREKFEVQELLRAPAEVLGSGSFGSSYKAGLLSGSMVVKRFRDMNRVGKDDFYDHMSRLGRLSHPNLLPLVAFYYMKEEKLLVHDFVLNGSLASHLHAKRAPGQPGLDWPTRLMIIKGVARGLGYLYKEFPGMPVPHGHLKSSNVLLDHNLNPVLAEYALIPVINKEHAHKLMVAYKSPEFSQTGRTSKKTDVWSLGILIFEMLTGKFPANYLQQGKRANADLASWVNSVVREEWTGEVFDKEMKGTKNGEGEMLKLLKIGMCCCENSVEGRWDWREAVDKIEELQERDSEEEDYSSYASDGDVYSSRAVTDDDFSFSIAA